GTGTGTTCTACGCCATAAACGTCGCTTGCCTGGACGATTTGACGCCTGACGAGCTGTTAAAGGCTCCCGTTGAGTACCAGGATGGAAAGCACGACCTTTGGGAGCGCAAACCCCAAGACGTTCGCCATTTGTGAAGAGTTCACATAATACCAGTTCGTTCTGATTACCCCCCATTTTCTCACGATTCAATCGATTTAGACTAAGGTATAATTGCGGAAATTCGCGATATCTCCTATCCATCAGCTTTCAGCGTGAAGTTGTTTCGAAATGCCGAATATTGAAGTTCTTTTATCTTGTATTGTTGAGCCATCGTCGTTTGTGTGCATCCTCCCTGCATACAAAGCCTGAGTGAAATTCTGGGAGGCCAAGAATAGAAACAGCATCGTGTGTTTTATTCGTTGGTATGTCGCCTGCCTGGATTGAACAATGCAAGACCAAGCCGCCTGGACAGATCCTTCGCTGGTCATGGGCAAAGACAGGCAGCCATGGTGGTCCCTCCATGGCTGCCTTTTGCTGTCAAGAGCTCAGCGCCCATTAGGGTTTCCTGGCCCCTAGTCGCATCCGAACAGACGTCTTTCATGCTCGCATAGAACCGTTCTGCCATTGGAATCCAGGACGGGGTCAAGGGCTGGTGAGACCGAAGCCCAAAGCGTTTCCACCGGACAATCCCGCCGCCCGGCTTGAATTCACCAGCCCGTGGGTGGAACGGCTTGCTGGTTTGCAAGGCAAAAACCAAGCAGCGGTTTCCGCGCCTCAAATGCCCTATTGGCGTACGACGTACAATTCAAGAAATCACGCTTCCGGTTGAACGCGCGATGAACGAACGCATCAGCTTTGGTTCAGATCGGTTGAGCCATTGTCCCGAAGCCAACAACGCAAAGCTACACCGGGACAAGGAGTGAGGGGATCATGATACAATCAACCACAAATTTATCGCTGCTTTTTCTGCGTGCGCTGATTTTCTCCGCCATTCTTGTTGGTCCTGTCGTGGCTTTTGCCGCAAGCTATGAGGGGCGAAACCCATCAAATGGCGGTATAGGGCTGGTTCTCCTCGTCAGTCTGCAGAGAGTTTGAGACACCGCTTTTCAAGTGTCATGCTATGTCACTATATTGGGGCATGGACAAAAGAATCGGAACCAAGAAGCCCACCGCCATCAGCATGCCCAGCCATGTAGAAGCGCAAGAATTTACCGATGCCAAGGCAGCTGTTCAGGCGCTCAGCGTGCTTTATGAACGCAATACGCAATTTTTGCGCGATGCCTTCGACAGGGTTGCGCGCGGCGAAGAACGCGACACAATGCATTTCCGCGCTTTCTATCCGGAAGTGCGTCTTTCAACATCGAGCTATGCGCAGATCGATTCCCGCCTGGCATTCGGCCATGTGTCGGCGCCCGGCCAATATACGGCGACTATCACGCGACCGGACCTGTTCGACAATTATCTTGAGGAACAGATACGGCTGTTGATCCGCAACCACGGCGGTCCCGTGACGGTGCAGGAATCCACAACGCCGATCCCCATCCACTTTGCCTTTCTTGAGGGCACCCACGTGGAATCATCTGTAGCGGATGCATTCACCCGCCCGCTTCGCGATCTCTTCGATGTTCCGGATCTCGCAGCGACGGATGATCGCATCGTCAACGGCGAATATGAAACCGACGACCTCGACAGTATCATGCCTCTGTCGCCATTTACCGCACAACGGGTCGACTATTCCCTGCACCGACTGTCGCACTACACGGCGACGCGACCGATGCATTTTCAGAACTACGTGCTGTTTACCAACTACCAGTTCTACATCGACGAATTTTGCGCATTGGCGCGCGGACAGATGGCGGAAGGCGGCGGCAGCTATCAGCGGTTTATCGAGCCGGGTAACCTGATCACCGAAGCCGGTGATGATGCACCGACGTCGGGTGTTCCAATTGGCCGGCTACCGCAGATGCCGGCTTATCACCTCGCACGTGACGACGGTTCGGGCATCACCATGGTCAATATCGGTGTCGGCCCTTCCAACGCCAAGACGATTACCGATCATATCGCCGTGCTGAGGCCGCACGCCTGGCTAATGCTTGGCCACTGCGCCGGGCTGCGCAATACGCAAGCGCTTGGCGACTATGTATTGGCCCATGCCTACGTGCGCGAAGATCATGTGCTGGATGACGATTTGCCGGTCTGGGTGCCGATCCCCGCACTTGCCGAAGTGCAGGTCGCACTTGAACAGGCAGTCGCGGAAATCACCGGGCTCGAGGGATATGATCTGAAGCGCATCATGCGTACCGGTACCGTGGCAACAATCGACAACCGCAATTGGGAGCTACGGGACCAGCGCGGCCCCGTTAAACGGTTGTCGCAATCGCGCGCGATCGCGCTCGACATGGAATCGGCGACAATTGCGGCCAATGGTTTTCGCTTTCGCGTGCCTTACGGAACGCTGCTATGCGTCTCGGACAAGCCGCTGCATGGTGAACTGAAACTGCCGGGCATGGCGACGGAGTTTTATAAACGCCAAGTGGCGCAACATTTGCAGATCGGCATTCGTGCCCTTGAAAAGCTGGCTGAAATGCCACCCGAGAAATTGCACTCCAGAAAGTTGCGCAGTTTCTACGAAATGGCATTTCAATAGGAGCTATTTGCGAGGACCAAGAAGAGCGAATGACACGCCCTGTGGATCGAGCGCTTGCAAAACCCACTGCTCGCCGGGAACTTCCACCGGCCCGAAGACCACGTTGCCGCCCTTGTCTTTGATCCGCGATTCAGCGGCGTTAATATCGTCCACGCAGATATAATAGCACCAGGCTGGACGGGTTGACGGCTCAGGATTGTTCATCATGGCGCCAAACATTTGGCCGTCGCGCTCTACGATCTGGTATGTGCCCATGCCGCCCATATCCATGGCTTCGCCCTTGGTCCAGCCAAACAGGCCGGAATAGAATTCAAAGGCACTCTTCCAGTCGCTGGTGTTCAATTCGTGCCATCCGACTGTACCCGGTGTAGGGGGTTTGGGATTGTCGCCGCGATCCTCCATCGATGGCTTGAACAGAGTGAACGGCGCCCCCTGCGGATCGGCAGCGATCGCGAACCTGCCGACGTCCGGTATGTCCTGCGGTTCGACCGTTATCTTGCCTCCCGCATCCTTTACACGCGCGGCAAACTGATCGACGTCATCGACAGCAATATAGCCGGACCACATTGACTCGACGCCGGTATTGCAGCCCTCCGGCATTGTCATCATACCGGCAACCGGAGCTTCACCGACTTTCATCAAGGTGTATTTCATCTGCGGATGGCCAGCGTCTTGTGCACTCCAGCCGACGACATTGCTATAGAAGCGCTCGGCAGATTCAGCATCGCTGGTCATCAGTTCGTACCAAACAAAATTACCGGAATTGGACATGATAACTCCTCCTTCTCATGATCGACCGGATTGTATAGATGGCTCGTGTCTGGATGTTGACATTTACGTTGATATCAACATATATAGGCCATGTCAAAGCCGATTTCAGTTCCTTTCGAAACAACAATTCACGTTCGCGATACGTGCCTGTGCCTTGCTGTACAACGGGCCGCGCGCGCCCTAGCCCGCCGCTTCGATGAAGCTATGCGGCCCTATGACCTCACCAACGGACAGTTTTCGC
This is a stretch of genomic DNA from Phyllobacterium zundukense. It encodes these proteins:
- a CDS encoding AMP nucleosidase — protein: MDKRIGTKKPTAISMPSHVEAQEFTDAKAAVQALSVLYERNTQFLRDAFDRVARGEERDTMHFRAFYPEVRLSTSSYAQIDSRLAFGHVSAPGQYTATITRPDLFDNYLEEQIRLLIRNHGGPVTVQESTTPIPIHFAFLEGTHVESSVADAFTRPLRDLFDVPDLAATDDRIVNGEYETDDLDSIMPLSPFTAQRVDYSLHRLSHYTATRPMHFQNYVLFTNYQFYIDEFCALARGQMAEGGGSYQRFIEPGNLITEAGDDAPTSGVPIGRLPQMPAYHLARDDGSGITMVNIGVGPSNAKTITDHIAVLRPHAWLMLGHCAGLRNTQALGDYVLAHAYVREDHVLDDDLPVWVPIPALAEVQVALEQAVAEITGLEGYDLKRIMRTGTVATIDNRNWELRDQRGPVKRLSQSRAIALDMESATIAANGFRFRVPYGTLLCVSDKPLHGELKLPGMATEFYKRQVAQHLQIGIRALEKLAEMPPEKLHSRKLRSFYEMAFQ
- a CDS encoding VOC family protein, yielding MSNSGNFVWYELMTSDAESAERFYSNVVGWSAQDAGHPQMKYTLMKVGEAPVAGMMTMPEGCNTGVESMWSGYIAVDDVDQFAARVKDAGGKITVEPQDIPDVGRFAIAADPQGAPFTLFKPSMEDRGDNPKPPTPGTVGWHELNTSDWKSAFEFYSGLFGWTKGEAMDMGGMGTYQIVERDGQMFGAMMNNPEPSTRPAWCYYICVDDINAAESRIKDKGGNVVFGPVEVPGEQWVLQALDPQGVSFALLGPRK